The following DNA comes from Phytohabitans rumicis.
CGAGGCCGCGAAACGGTCGGGCCAGCCCTTCACCGCCCGAGCCTACGGCCACGTCTGGTCGCCTGAGCAGCTGCTCGGCCCGATTTTCATCGGGCTGTTCCCCGAGCGGATTCCCGAGGGCCGGCCCGTGCGGTGTGCGGTGCTCCCGAGTCCGGGACCGTACCGCTTCGACGCGGTACCGCCCGGGTCCTGGTACCTGCTCGCCCAGTCACTCATCGACGAGCCAGCCGACCTGGTGGACCCGACGAAGCGGGCAGTCGCCGTGGCCGCCCACGGGCCGGTGACGATCCGCCAGGGCGACGTGATCAGGGCGGATGTGGCGTTGAAGCCGGCGCGGGAGTTGGACCCGCCGGTCCTGCTCGCGCTCCTCGACGCCCGGCAGGCGGCGCTGGCGTCCGCAACGGACACGGTCACGCCGCTGCCCGCTCACGTTGGGCGACCGGCCGCCTAGGGCGTGTCGCCCAACGGTGCCACTTCGGCCCTTTGTGCTGACGGTGCTCGATGGGAAACTGCCACGATGGCCGTCGAGAGCGGGGGACCAATTGCGCATTTCCGAGTTAAGCAGGGAAACCGGCGTACCGGTGGCGACGATCAAGTTCTACGTACGCGAACGACTGCTGCCGCCCGGCACGCCGACCGGGCGGAACCAGGCCGAGTACAACCACGGCCACCTGCGCCGACTGGGCCTGATCCGGGCATTGACGATCATGGGACAGCTCGACCTGTCCTCGGTGCGGGAGCTGCTGACCGCCATCGAGGACGAGACGCTACCGCTGTCGGACCTGTACGAGGTCCTCAACCAGGCATTGTTCCCGGACGACCCGGCGTTCAGCGATCCGGACGGCGTCCGGCGTGCCGAGAACGATGTCGACGGATTCATCAAGTCTCTGGGCTGGCAGGTGGAGCACGACACCTCCGGCCGTGCGCACCTCATCCACGTGCTGTCGTCGCTGCAGCGGCTGGGATGCGACTGCGGGGTCGAGTTCTTCACGCCGTACGCCGACGCGGCGGAGCGGCTGGCCGAGCAGGAACTGGGCCTGGTCCCGACCGAGGACGTCGGCCGATCCGACCGGGCCGCCGCCGTGGTCCGGGCGGTGCTGCTCGACGTCGCCATGTCCGCGATCCGCAGGATGGCGAAGGCACACCTGCTGTCCGGTGATCCAGCACGCCGGGAGATGTCCGCGACGGCCGACGGATGACACCGTCGGGTGAGCCGTCGTGGGGGGAGGGAGAGTTCGGTGAAGGTAGTCACCATTGCCACCGACTTGGAGAACACATTTCTCCGACGGCTACTCGTGCCGTCCTGTCACGCCTTCGGAATGGACCTTGTCGTCCTGAATCCGAAGACGTCGCCATTCGGCTTGGCGGATAAGCGGGCAGCGCTTGCCGGGTATTTGTCCACCGTCCGGGACAGCGACGAGCTGGTCCTGTTCACCGACGGTTACGACGCGTTGTTCATTCGCGACGAGCGTCACATCATGGCGGCGTACGCGAGCTTCTCCGAGCCGGTGGTTTTTAGCGCCGAGGTGAATCCTTGGCCGCTCGGAATCGTCGGGCTGGCCCTGCACGACGGCCCGCCGGTGGGCCGCTTTCCGTACCTCAATAGCGGCGGCTTCATCGGCCCCGCCCGGATGCTGCACGCGCTCATCACCAGATACCCCGAGCCGCCCACCGGCCGCTTCGAGCTGCTGCGCCAACTGCGGGCGCACGGGTACGACACCGACCGCCGGTTCGGCTGGAGCGACCAGTACCACTGGACGCTGGTCCGCCTGCTCGAACGCGAAACGACGGGGGTGGACCACGACGCTCGGCTGTTCGAGTGCTACGCGCCGCCGGTGCCCGACGTGAACTTCCGCGAGATCATGCGTGAGGTGGAGGACTTCCGCGCCCGCGGCCGGGAGTCGGACAGCTACCAGCGGGAACGGACCCGGCTGGCGGAGCGTCTCCAGGTGCCCAGCGGCGCCGCCCACATCCATTTCGCCAGCCCGGTCACCAAGGCAGTGGCCGAGGACCTCCTCCACGAGGGCCAACTGCCCGGCTGGCTCATCGGTCACCTTTCGACCGCGATGCCACCGGCGCAGGTCCTACCCGTGTGACCGGATCCCGGGCATCGCCGACATCCTCAGGGGGACACATGCTGCGAATCACCGACCCGGTCCGGTACCAGGCGGGCATCGACGCGATGACACGCGGCTGCCCGAGCCCCAAGGCGATGATGAGCTTCCTCGACGCCGAGATCTCCGAAAGGGTCTTCCTCGCCGTGGTCCGCCGCGGCCAGGGCCTTCCGCGCATCCTGGAGTGGGGCAGCGGGCTCAGCACCCTCTACTTCGCCCGGCGGCTGGCCGAGTTCGGTGACTTCCTCTGGGTCACCGTCGAGTACGACCGCGGCTTCTTCGACCAGCGCGTCGCGCCGTACCTCCAACTCTGGTCCGACGTCCACGTGATCAGGGTCGACGGTCCGGGCGACCTCGCCCGCGGGCTGGACGGAGGTCTTCCGGCGCGCGGCCTGGTCGCGATCGTCTACGACGCCGGCGGCCTGATTCCGCACGAGCGGGCGCAGGACCGGCTGGTCGACCTGGACGACTACGTGGCGGCACCGGCCCGGCTCGGCACATCGTTCGACGCGGTGCTCGTCGACGGGCGCAAACGCCGCCGCTGCCTGATCGAGGCGAGCCGCCTGGTCACCGACGACGGCGTGGTAATGCTGCACGATGCCCAACGGCCCTACTATCACTGCGCGTTCGGGCGGTACCGGCAGTCCCGGCGAATCGGCAACGAGCTGTGGATCGGTGCCAAGGGATCGGTTGACCTCGCCCGCTGGCTGCCGCCCGAGGTCCTGGCCGCGCCGGGTGAGCTGGACGACCTCAAGCTGCGGGTCCGCTACCTGCTGGCCAAGTACGGCGAGCTGACGGTCGACGGGCTGGCCGAGAACGGGTGGATCTCGTGGCTGTATCAGCCCGACTCGGTGGAGCGGGCTGTCGCGGAGCTGGCCCGCGACAGCGCCGTCCTGTGGGACTCCCCCACCGCGCCGGTCGCGCTGGCGGAAGTCCCGGCCGGGTCTAGCTAGGCCGGCCGTCCCGGCCACGCTGGAGGAACTCCTCGGCGGTACGGCCCCCGGTGAAGCGCGTCTTGAAGTCGATGACGCCGACCCAACTCGGGCGTACGGCGATGCGCGCCATCCGGGTGCCCGGGTGGTCCACCTCCGCGATCCGGGACGCCCCGAACTCGGGACCCCCGTACCGGTAGTTGGCCAGCTTGAACTCCTCGGTGACGCCGTCCACGTCGGTGACCTCGGCCAGGCCGCGGATCAGCAGGATCTCCGGGGGTGGGAGTTGGTGTCGATGGTGAACGCCACGGCGGGCCGGGCGCGGATCGCGTTGTTCTTCAACGCCCCGGCGAACGAGGACACCACGATCTGTTCGCCGTTCCAGTGGAACATGACGGGCAGCACGCGCGGTGTCCCGTCCGCGGCGACGTACGCGAGGCGGGCCAACTCCTTGCCGTGCAGCAGGCGCTGCGCCACGTCGGTCTCCAACAGCCGCAGGTCGCCCTGCGGAAGAGTCACTGCTGGTGCGGTCATGTTTCCGCCCTCCTCGTCGCCGGAATGCCTTGACGGTAGGCAAGGAACGCGAGCGCGGGCGACTTCTCGAGTGCGCCCTGATCCGGCGCGGTACGGCATTCGGGAAGGTGCCTGCGGCCTCGCCGGACTGCCAACATCGGCACGCGCCCTGCCAGCCACCTTCTGAAAGGACCATTCATGGACCGGCGAACCGTACTCACTGGACTGTCCGGCCTGGCATTCGCCGGGACCGGTCTGCTGGCTGGCGCGCACGCGCCGGCCTACGGCGCCCGCAATGGCGCGACGGCCATCGGCACAGACGATCGCACGGACGAGTTGACCGGGTTGCTGGCCGCCGAAACGGCCGGCGGCATGCCCGGGGCGTACGCCGAGGTACGCGAGTCCGATCAGACGTACCGGTTCGCCGTCGGTGTCGCCGACGTGGCCACCGGCCGGCCGGCCCGTCCGGGGGCCTACCACCGGATCGGCGGCGCCACCAAGACCTTCGTGGGTGTGGCCATCCTCCAGCTCGCCGGCGAGCGACTGATCGACCTCGACGCCCCGATCGGCCGCTACCTGCCCGACGTGGTGCCGGACGAGCGGGGTCGGCACATCACCGTCCGGATGTTGCTGAATCACACCAGCGGCCTGGCCGACTTCACCCGGATCAGCCTGGCCGCCGAGGGCGAGACGGTGCCGGATGGTGTGCTGTTCGGCAGCCTGCGGAGCATCGCCGACACCGCCACCCGCACGATCAGCCCGCGCGCGCTGGCCCGGCTCGGTCTCGGCCTGCCGGCGGTGGCGGCACCCGGGGCGAGGTGGTCGTACTCCAACACCGGTTACGTCCTGCTCGGCCTGCTGATCGAACGGGTCACCCGGTGCGCGTACGAGGACGTGCTGACCCGGCGGGTGCTCCGCCCGCTGGGGCTGCGGAACACCTTCCTGCCCCGCCGCCGGCGGCTGCCCGACCCCCACCTGGATGCCTACGTGCCGTGGAGCGACGGCGCGTTGCGCGAGTTCACCACGTACGACATGTCCTGGGCCTGGGCGAACTGCGACCTGGTCTCCACGGCGGCGGACATGAACCGGTTCTACCGCCTGCTGCTCAGCGGCCACGCCCTGGCCCCGGCGCTGCTGCGCGAGATGAAGGCGACGGTGCCGATGTCCGAGCAGTTCCCCACGTTCGCGGGCTACGGCCTCGGCCTGCTCTGGCTGTCCAGCCAGTGCGGGCGCAGTTGGGGCCACGACGGCTTCGCGATCGGGCACAACGTCTTCACCCGATGCACCGAGGACGGCACGACCGCCCAGTTCACCGTCATGGAGAACCTCAACTTCTATCCGACCATGTCGCCGCAGTTCCCGAGCCACCCGATCGACGTCGCACGGGCACGGTTCATGGTCGGGGCGATGTCGGCCTGCCTCGCCGGCACGGCACGGCTGGCCGAGGCGGTCGAGGCACCTGTCGGGTTCGTCCCGTCCCCCGGGTGGCTGCAGCGGCTCGGCGCCCCGGCTCCGGCGCGCTGAACGGCACATAGGTGGCGATGAGGACGCCGGCCGCGGTGATCACGGGCCGGCGATCCTCAGCGCCCCGGAGGGGCAGAGCCGGCCGGCCTCGTGGACGGCGGGGTCATCGGCATCGGTGCTGGCGCGGACGACCACCCGGCCGTCCGCGTCACTCTGGTCGAAGAGCTCCGGCGCCGACAGCACGCACAGGCCGGCCCCGACGCACCGCTCGCGGTCGATGATCAGGCGCATCGCGATCCCCGTCACCAGGTCACCGGCAGCCGATCAAGGCCGTAGACACTGGCGTCCCGCTTGAACGGCAAGTCCGCCAGCGGCACGGCCAGCCGCAGCCCGGGCACCCGGGTGAACAGCGACCGGAACACGATCTCCAGCTCGGCCCGCGCGAGATTCTGCCCCAGGCACTGGTGTGCGCCATACCCGAAGGCGACATGCTGCCGGCTGCCGCGACCCAGGCGCAACCCGGCCGGGTCGTCGAAAGTGTCCGCGTCGTGGTTGGCCGAGGCGAAGCTGAGTAGTACCCCGTCGCCGGCCGGGATGGTCACGCCGCCCACCTCGATGTCCGCCGTGGCGACCCGGGGCATCGTGTCCACAATGCTCAGATAGCGCAGCAGCTCCTCCACCGCCAGGCCGAGCGCCGCCGGGTCCTTCGGCACCGCCGCCGCTCCCCCGTGCTCCAGCAGCACCACCACGCCCAGCACGATCATGCTGGCCGTACTCTCGAAGCCGGCGATGAGCAGCAGCATGGCCAGCCCCACGAGCTGGTCGTGATCGAACTCGGCGTTGCGCCGCGCGGCCAGCCGGCTGAGGAGGTCGTCGCCGCCGTCTCGCTCCTTG
Coding sequences within:
- a CDS encoding helix-turn-helix domain-containing protein — translated: MEDRIERAVKRTIAIMQENLSEQLSVDDLAREAFFSKFHFTRVFQRTTGVSPGRFLAALRLQEAKHLLVSTSLSIADICMRVGYSSVGTFSSRFTRSIGMPPSDYRRLAGYAPHIATEAAKRSGQPFTARAYGHVWSPEQLLGPIFIGLFPERIPEGRPVRCAVLPSPGPYRFDAVPPGSWYLLAQSLIDEPADLVDPTKRAVAVAAHGPVTIRQGDVIRADVALKPARELDPPVLLALLDARQAALASATDTVTPLPAHVGRPAA
- a CDS encoding MerR family transcriptional regulator, which encodes MLDGKLPRWPSRAGDQLRISELSRETGVPVATIKFYVRERLLPPGTPTGRNQAEYNHGHLRRLGLIRALTIMGQLDLSSVRELLTAIEDETLPLSDLYEVLNQALFPDDPAFSDPDGVRRAENDVDGFIKSLGWQVEHDTSGRAHLIHVLSSLQRLGCDCGVEFFTPYADAAERLAEQELGLVPTEDVGRSDRAAAVVRAVLLDVAMSAIRRMAKAHLLSGDPARREMSATADG
- a CDS encoding glycosyltransferase domain-containing protein → MKVVTIATDLENTFLRRLLVPSCHAFGMDLVVLNPKTSPFGLADKRAALAGYLSTVRDSDELVLFTDGYDALFIRDERHIMAAYASFSEPVVFSAEVNPWPLGIVGLALHDGPPVGRFPYLNSGGFIGPARMLHALITRYPEPPTGRFELLRQLRAHGYDTDRRFGWSDQYHWTLVRLLERETTGVDHDARLFECYAPPVPDVNFREIMREVEDFRARGRESDSYQRERTRLAERLQVPSGAAHIHFASPVTKAVAEDLLHEGQLPGWLIGHLSTAMPPAQVLPV
- a CDS encoding pyridoxamine 5'-phosphate oxidase family protein, giving the protein MTAPAVTLPQGDLRLLETDVAQRLLHGKELARLAYVAADGTPRVLPVMFHWNGEQIVVSSFAGALKNNAIRARPAVAFTIDTNSHPRRSC
- a CDS encoding serine hydrolase domain-containing protein, which encodes MDRRTVLTGLSGLAFAGTGLLAGAHAPAYGARNGATAIGTDDRTDELTGLLAAETAGGMPGAYAEVRESDQTYRFAVGVADVATGRPARPGAYHRIGGATKTFVGVAILQLAGERLIDLDAPIGRYLPDVVPDERGRHITVRMLLNHTSGLADFTRISLAAEGETVPDGVLFGSLRSIADTATRTISPRALARLGLGLPAVAAPGARWSYSNTGYVLLGLLIERVTRCAYEDVLTRRVLRPLGLRNTFLPRRRRLPDPHLDAYVPWSDGALREFTTYDMSWAWANCDLVSTAADMNRFYRLLLSGHALAPALLREMKATVPMSEQFPTFAGYGLGLLWLSSQCGRSWGHDGFAIGHNVFTRCTEDGTTAQFTVMENLNFYPTMSPQFPSHPIDVARARFMVGAMSACLAGTARLAEAVEAPVGFVPSPGWLQRLGAPAPAR
- a CDS encoding ferredoxin — translated: MTGIAMRLIIDRERCVGAGLCVLSAPELFDQSDADGRVVVRASTDADDPAVHEAGRLCPSGALRIAGP
- a CDS encoding cytochrome P450, which produces MAFPVPRTCPFDLPAGYAALRTERPVSRVRLPDGQLAWLVTRYEDVRRLATDPRISADRGHPNSPYTELVTAQGRAAIAAVGRSLIGLDPPEHGPRRRMLMPEFTVRRVNGLRPHIQRVVDESIAALLAGPRPAELVTALALPVTSTVICELLGVPYADRDFFLDRAAVQVRRDVPPERRRQAGGELRAYLDRLVTGKERDGGDDLLSRLAARRNAEFDHDQLVGLAMLLLIAGFESTASMIVLGVVVLLEHGGAAAVPKDPAALGLAVEELLRYLSIVDTMPRVATADIEVGGVTIPAGDGVLLSFASANHDADTFDDPAGLRLGRGSRQHVAFGYGAHQCLGQNLARAELEIVFRSLFTRVPGLRLAVPLADLPFKRDASVYGLDRLPVTW